One Polaribacter sp. KT25b DNA segment encodes these proteins:
- the rlmH gene encoding 23S rRNA (pseudouridine(1915)-N(3))-methyltransferase RlmH gives MKIKLLAIGKTDNKQLIKLIEEYQNRLKHYIKFELEIIPDIKNVKNLSEVQQKEKEGELILSKLQNTDELILLDDKGKHYTSIEFSKYLQKKMNSGLKQLVLVIGGPYGFSDAVYNKSTGKISLSKMTFSHQMIRLFIVEQLYRGFTILKNEPYHHE, from the coding sequence ATGAAAATTAAACTATTAGCAATAGGAAAAACGGATAACAAACAATTAATAAAATTAATTGAAGAATATCAAAATCGTTTAAAACATTATATTAAGTTTGAGTTAGAAATAATACCCGATATTAAAAATGTTAAGAATTTAAGCGAAGTTCAGCAAAAAGAAAAAGAAGGCGAACTTATTTTATCTAAACTACAAAATACCGACGAATTAATTTTGTTAGATGATAAAGGAAAACACTATACTTCTATTGAGTTTTCTAAATATTTACAGAAAAAAATGAATTCTGGACTTAAACAATTGGTTTTAGTAATTGGGGGTCCTTATGGTTTTTCTGATGCTGTTTACAATAAATCTACCGGAAAAATATCATTATCTAAAATGACTTTTTCTCATCAAATGATTCGCCTTTTTATTGTAGAACAACTCTACAGAGGTTTTACAATTTTAAAGAATGAACCTTATCATCATGAATAA
- a CDS encoding AraC family transcriptional regulator has translation MLRHYKSNPFCNFFLVLIFSIVSIRYLIHGSYYLGLQTFLQPDSGLYSLLYLTIVPASYLYYNHLTLQEKGYKLKDLKHIIFIVFLYFINSIEALDNSFIFYFGPITNFFFIAIFILFYLLLIFNLLSKKIWFRKNHDLNKEHFKLIKNWTIIFFVINVLNSLMVLISLYTEFHKGLAVSGKSMAIFSLIFWLFIFFKILISPEILYGLPILNKTLLKFSDLLSEKKEIISITGNNWVLETSTIKSTQDQKLQENISTDIESYIIEVDKLSTEKLVFRNQKTSQSDIAEKLGVPTSHIVYLFKYHSKISFSEYRMNSRIQDAISLIEKGFLNTETFESLAYKTGFSSYNPFFIAFKKITTFSPQDYLKHKNTT, from the coding sequence ATGTTAAGGCATTATAAATCCAATCCCTTTTGTAATTTTTTTTTAGTTTTAATTTTTAGTATTGTTTCCATACGATATTTAATACATGGTAGTTATTATTTAGGTTTACAAACATTTTTACAGCCAGATAGTGGTTTATATTCATTATTATATTTAACTATTGTTCCTGCTTCTTATTTATATTATAATCATCTAACTCTACAAGAAAAAGGATATAAACTAAAAGATTTAAAACATATTATTTTTATTGTTTTTCTGTATTTTATTAATTCTATAGAAGCTTTAGATAATAGTTTTATATTTTATTTTGGACCTATTACTAATTTCTTTTTTATTGCAATATTTATACTGTTTTATTTATTATTGATTTTTAACTTATTAAGTAAGAAAATTTGGTTTAGAAAAAACCATGATTTAAACAAAGAGCATTTTAAATTAATTAAAAATTGGACTATAATTTTTTTTGTGATTAATGTACTTAATAGTTTAATGGTATTAATTTCTTTATATACAGAATTTCATAAAGGACTTGCCGTTTCTGGAAAATCAATGGCTATTTTTTCATTAATCTTTTGGTTATTTATTTTTTTTAAAATTTTAATTTCTCCAGAAATATTATATGGATTACCAATATTGAATAAAACTTTATTAAAGTTTTCAGACTTATTATCAGAAAAGAAAGAAATTATTTCGATAACTGGTAATAATTGGGTTTTAGAAACAAGCACTATAAAAAGTACTCAAGACCAGAAATTGCAAGAAAATATTAGTACAGATATAGAAAGTTATATTATAGAAGTTGATAAATTAAGTACAGAAAAATTAGTTTTTCGAAATCAAAAAACTTCTCAAAGTGATATTGCCGAAAAATTAGGCGTTCCAACAAGTCATATTGTGTATTTATTTAAATATCATTCTAAAATTTCTTTTTCAGAATACAGAATGAATAGTAGAATACAAGATGCTATTTCTCTTATTGAAAAAGGGTTTTTAAATACTGAGACTTTTGAATCTTTAGCTTATAAAACTGGTTTTTCATCGTATAATCCGTTTTTTATTGCTTTTAAAAAAATAACAACATTTTCTCCTCAAGATTATTTAAAGCATAAAAACACAACGTAA